The DNA segment GAGAATGAAGACATGCGGATTATATGTAATTTAGAATATATGTTTTCGTTTAgttcaatataatatataatattgttgAAGTGTTTAGACCGCATTTATCACAAAGTCAAAGTCTAATAACCGAGCCTTAGTTTTTATGGCTTGTCGTACAACTTGGACTAGTGGATTTTATATCCCTATTTACAACTAGTTTCTTAGTTGCTTCTTGATTTATTGATAATCTGCCTGTAACTCAAATAATCGTTAATACTTGACAGAATCGCCAAGTACCAGGAAGCAAATCCCGGTGTATACACAATTGTCACATTTCCATTCCTTTTTGCTGTGATGTTTGGTGACTGGGGGCATGGCATATGCTTATTACTGGCGgctttgtatttaataatcagAGAGAAAAAATTTGCAAGTCAGGTACTTAACACATGATCATGGGGTATTTGTATTGAATCTGAATgttcccttttatttttatgccaGTGTCAGTTTTGTTTAATGTTGTTAATAACGGCAGAAACTTGGAGACATAATGGAAATGGCATTTGGCGGACGCTATATCATTATGCTGATGGCCCTCTTCTCAATCTATACCGGGTTGATATATAACGAGTTTTTCTCTGTTCCATTTGAACTATTTGGACCATCTGCTTATGGATGTCGTGATTCTTCATGCAGGTGGTTATTAGTACAATTTATTCAACAGATTACTTTTCTCTTctattaattgaattgacttaaATTATGTGtgtgtaatatttattattacagGGATGCTTCTACAACAGGTTTTATAAAAGTGCGTAGCACTTATCCATTTGGTGTGGATCCTAAATGGCATGGAACTCGGAGTGAACTTCCATTTCTTAAttctttgaagatgaagatgtcAATTCTGCTGGGGGTATCCCAGATGAATCTTGGAATCATAATGAGTTACTTTAATGCAAAATACTTCgaaaacaacataaatatcTGGTAATAGCAAAAAACAACTTTAGTTTAATGAACATTGTCTGTGGTGTATGGTGTTCATCAATTGGTTTTTCGATGATGCCTCAGGTACCAGTTCGTTCCCCAGATAATATTCTTAAACAGCTTGTTTGGCTACCTTTCACTCCTCATAATTATAAAATGGAGCACTGGGTCACAGGCTGACCTGTATCATGTGATGATATACATGTTCCTAAGTCCAACTGATGATTTGGGTGAAAACCAGCTTTTTGTTGGTCAAAAGCTCCTTCAagtaagaaatttcaaattgtaTTTGGATACATGTTTCTAATAACACTGAACAGATGCCACATCTGAACTGTCCACTGTTTCATTTATGTTAGCTCGTGTTACTACTGTTGGCACTTGTTGCTGTACCATGGATGCTAGTACCAAAGCCCTTTCTCCTGAAGAAGCAACATCAAGAAGTAAACTCAAAactcttattttgatttatatttcttcattttaacTAAATCCCATTCTATTATTTATTACCATGCTTCCTCAGAGGCATCAAGGCCAATCTTACGATTTGCTCTACGGCACCGATGACCCTCTTGAATCAGAATCACAAAGTATTCCCCATGACGAATTTGACTTCAGCGAGGTTTTTGTGCACCAACTTATACATACAATAGAATTTGTGCTTGGAGCTGTTTCTAACACGGCTTCGTATCTACGTTTATGGGCCCTCAGGTAGGTAGTTGAAAGCGTTTGATGCTATTCTTTGAATTTTTGCTTTTTGgttatgaataaaaatttagCATGGATATGGGCTTCCTGTTTCCCCCCTTCAAATAGGTGATGGCATAGGCAGGAATACAATTTAGGCTTTTTGATAAACTTGCAAATTGCAATTCGTGGATGGCAAGAACTTTGAATAAGATCCCGTAGGCTTTGAAATCCTATTAACTCCTTAGGAACGGAAGGAACATCATACAAAATGACTTCGTATTAGAAAGAATATATTGGAAACCAAAACCATCATCTTATTATACATGGCGAGGTCTCAGATATGTGGTCGAGTCCACACACACACGTATACATATTGGCCAGTATTAACATGTATGTGTTATAGATTTGATGACAAAATGATCATCAACTAGAGACCTCGATATTAATGTCTTGCCCTTCGTATCAGCATTCAGCCCCTTTTTTGTCCTTTCAAGGGTTGGTTGTTTGGAAATTATAATCAGGGTAGTTAAATGACAAAAACTGATATGGTTTTATTGCCGTCCACGCATTAGTAGCAGCTACTTGTTCTACAAGATTTTCATACCTTCAAAGTAAATGTTAAAAAGTGTGCTAAAATAGTAGGAGAACTTTTATTAgaagagaaaatatttaatatattaggaATATAAAAGGCATTTGAATACttgattttttaagtaattactAATTAGAAGCATTCAGTAAATAGTTGATGTTCCTCAATATTTTAGACACTTATTATAAAACCGTGCATCTCTAAATGCGTCATACcctttcattttattcttttttttggtatttgatCTTGTTCAGCTTAGCTCATTCAGAGTTGTCGAGTGTTTTCTATGACAAAGTTCTCCTTCTGGCCTGGGGGTAAGTTGTTTGGTTGTGTCATGTAAATGGTTGGCTATTAAGGTTATTTGATGCATTAACCCTGTATGTTTTTGTGACTGATGCAGGTATAATAGCACTATTGTTCTCATTGTtggcatttttgtttttatctgtgCAACTGTTGGTGTGTTACTGTTAATGGAAAGTCTAAGTGCTTTCTTACATGCTTTGAGACTTCACTGGGTAGAGTACCAGAACAAATTTTATGAGGGAGATGGTTACAAGTTCTTCCCGTTTTCGTTTACATTACTCACGGATGAGGATGAACTGTAAGCTGGAAAATGCCAGATGACAttttacatagatagaaatatgtCAGTTTCACCTTGAGAACCTGCCATGTATATTAAACTACCCTACATGTCACCCAGTTTGTCAGCTAAAATCAGGGCAATGGAATATCTATGTAGGCCATTACATTACATTTGTAATTGAAACTAAAAGGCCCGCAGTTTAAGAGGAATGAAAGACACTGGTTTCCATCCCATTGGCTGATCTAGTCGATAACCATTTGAGGTGTTTCCCTAGTGCAGAAGGCATTGCGTGTACATGCACTGCACAATCAAGTGTATAGTGTAaagtgattttgaaaataaataattttaaataattgttgtgACTCGTTAATTCTTCTTATTGTTTTCAGTTCACATTGTCATATCAAATTACTCTGGTCAACAATTTTTTCCTGAAATCATGAGACATTCAGTTGTCTGCTCTCTGGAGATTCCTCTATTCTTTACCTGTTCTCTTGGCAGATTTTTCTTGCAATGGCCGTGTAGTAGAAGGAATGGGCAATGTTAACTGTGAGAactcaaattaatttcattcagGTTACTTGCAATAACTATAACAGTGGGTAATGATTTGTGGCTAGACTAGCTAGCATAGAGAATTACAGAATAAAAGCATAAACATGTGCTTAGCAGTTTCCTCCTTCATAACATTACATCGTGCAAATTATTTACATACATACTATACTGGTGCCCCTACCACGTTTAGGCATCCATCCTTATATTTAATTGTTAGAAACATGTATAGCAGCGACAGTTGAGACCATCGAGTCCACCCCACATACATTGCGACCTCTGCAGATCTTGTAATATCCCTCTTCTCCCCAGCTCTCCCCCCATGAATTCTTTATGATCCAGTAAGGCTTTTCCTTAAAACGAATTGGAGCATAAGCACCAGAACCATaccccaccaaaagaaccccgTGATCCAAATGCTTGCCGCAGATATATGGGCATGAGACGCCACCAATATATGTCTGCATAAAAACTGCATTGATACCAACTGTACCATGCAAAGCAAAAGTCAGGTGTTTCTGTAATCAGAGAATCAATATATCAatatatctttaaaataaattacccTCTCATTCTTGGGGGTGGGGACAATCAGAGAATTGAATGAATCCTGTGGATATTTTAACAATTCCTTTGAGGGAAGCCGGGAAGGGGATATAGGGagccaagaaaaagaaagttaccTGCAAGAGGACCATTCTGGACCAAATTTGCTGCAATTTGTTCTTCATCAAGGGAAACCACACTGAAGTTAGCTACGGAAGCAGCAACTTTGCTCTTGTCAAATTTGCAGGGACCACGGTCTCTTCCAGTGTAAGGATAATCCTTTTCTCGCATTAGTCCACCAGCCTGGAGTGTGTACTCAAATGCAGTGGTCATCAACCCACCGTTACAACCCGAGTCACATGCTCCACGCTCTTCCGGATCACACTAAGAAATTTGTACGCACATTAATTCAcaatgttttttcaaaaaattccaAACCAGACCACGAAGCcggaaaattttattatatctcCCTACATATGTTTTACTTGTGTTCAAACTCTCAAAAAAGAGTCCACTAATTGGTATACAACTATACGTCATGTTTCAATTGATCATATCATGTgatttaatatacatatatacgaTAGGTTTGCAAGGGTATAAAGGGCAAATTGGTAAAAAGAGTGTGCGTGAAGAGTGTAAAGACTAACCTCATGATCGCAATCCACAAGTTGTTGCTCGCTAAGGCTCACGAGCTCACCTGTAGAAAGAAAATGAGCACCTTCCAACGCTCCAACGGCGCTAAAGGACCAACACGATCCGCACGAACCCTGATTTTTTACTCCAGTAACGGCTCCATGTTCGCGCCAATCGAAATCGGTAGGGAGGTCGTTGGTCGGTAGGATCGGAGCCTTCTGAGCGTCAGAGGGAAGGCGGAGCGGCTTCAGGCCGAGGAACTGGCGGCGAAACTCCGCCGGAGTGAGATCGGAGAACCTGGTGACGCCGTGGACGGCGGAGGGATCCAATTTCTGGTGTGACTTGGCGCGGAGCAAGTTGTTCTTGAAGATACGGAAGCGGTGGTCGTGCTCCTCCTGCGTGGCGTAGGTCTTGCCGAACTTTGTCTTGAAGGCGGAGAAGTGGTGCTCCGCGTTGAGCAGGTGGTGGTCCTCCGCATCCGGCACCACTTGACGGATCAGAAGGTCGTCTTCATCGTCGATCCGTTCGGCGGCGGCTACGGTGGCGGATAATAGGAGGAGACTGAAGAACAAGAGTGAGGGATTAGCCATCGGAGAAAGAGAAAGGTGCAATGGATATTTTGGCCTCTCGGAAAATTTAATGCACGCTTCCCAGAAGATTGTAAACGGATGTAACCAATGAAATATGGACACGTGATTCTCTATTATTGGGGTTAGGAAAAGATTCTTCAAACCTACTGGACaagatttgtttttaaataataatactgTGATTTAAATCTAAGATGTCACGTATATTATTATCAACCTTTTCTCATATTTATAAGATAAGATGAACCACATAATAAATGTGTTTGTTTGGTTCAAAGTAAGTTTTTGTTTGATAAAGGTCGAAGATATAAAGGGGAGAAAGTAGttatgtgagaaaaaaaaaagaagataaaaatactttttacaaCAAACTCAATACAATATATAAAGATACAATAAAATCACATGAAATAAAGACACGATGAAAAAgcccaataaaaaaatagctaCATGAAGCACCCTTCCCTGCGCCGTGAAGAGTGAAAATAGGGTTTGTGAAATAAAAGAGGCATAGGATGAGTGGTAGGGTGAGGATCTCTTCAATAGTCTTGTTGACCAAGAGACCGTTGAGATGGACGCGCTAGGGTTGTTGAGATCGGTCACCCCGAAGACGGTAGAGTCCAGGGAAGCTGACGCAGCGATGATGGCGGAGGACGAAGCACTGGAGAAAGTGGATATCGCAGTGATGGTGGCCATGGTGGAAGCGGTAACTGCGGTAGCATAGGAGAGTCGACGCGCACGAGTCTCACGCGGGTGAAGGGGTAAGACGGGAAATCTGTATGAGCAGTGTAAAATTTTGTCCATTTCTCACAATCTGAGAGTTGATTTACTGTGGCATGGGACCCATcgaaaattttgaatattttacgCTTATTTCGCCGCACCCAAACCACCCAAATGCATCGATGTTCGAAACTTTTGTACCCTTCTCTTCTCCTCACAACTTCTCCCAACATACATAGGGTTAGAGTTAGGACTTAGGACTAAAACATAACTCTAATGGAATCTTTGGTTGGATGGAAAGACGATAGGAAAAAGAGaagtaaacaaattaaattttgaatcagaaaaaaaaatgacaggaaaaaagaaattaaatttttatatttataaatatatatatttttttccattttgttagtcatgttttcttcttttttttttctttcattatttttcctaCCAAACCAACCATAAGAGAAGGAGATCTCACGTGATAAAGTATAATTGTTTTTGGTATATTATTTCTGTTATTTATATTAACACAGTCTAAAatctaaatatttgaaaataattaagcatgttaaattaaatttgtaataatattaattgtatatattaacgaagaaaatataaaaaaatacttaaataaacaaaaagataaaaaaaaataaaaaaagtttctattttatttaattatataattgttattgTTTTCAAATCTATTTGAAATAAGGTATATCACCTCTCATATCATTTTTGCTAACTATCTTTGTGGTTTCATGCCGTTCATATTCTCCAACATTTCTTCAAGGCAAAGCAAAGATTGAATTTTCTACGAAGAAATTCATGCTTGCtaatgttgtttaatttaatactattttttttcattgcgTCCGAGACTGCAATTAGGGCGATTTGACAAGACTAAGAGTTTGGATTTAGAGGATCTTGGGGAGTACATCTTAAATTGagatattagatttttttttaatagattttatagTACCGTGTAAAATTAAAGAtttcttaagatttttattatttttttaatgatatatcttattttaaaattttagataattcttaatatgttttatattgatcttacttttaaatatttaataaatataattgaataattaaattaaatactttccttttttctcctttctcttttctttcacttgtaagctttccttttttctttcttagttgacttttgttttattttctcctCCCTTTCTCCTCATCTCatagcttcttcttcttttactttcctctttcttcttcttcctctgtgGCGACCCACCCGCTTCTCCTTTTCCTTTCGCCGCGAGCCCCTCTTCTCCCTTTTGGAACTCTGTCACAACCCCCCACCCCCAGCCAGCAtctctattttttgtttgtttattttgcttgcttcttcttcatctccttcttattgtttttttatttgttctccttctattttgtttttttggtttcttcTCCTTCTGTTGGTTCCGCGTTTTGCTGTTAGGGAGAGAgagtaatcttttttttttttttaataatgtgtaGATCTTCAAAGTTCTAGTACAAAAATCCATTCTTCATGCTGTAGATCTATCCAATTCCTTTATTTGAAGATCTATCCGATTCCTTTATTTGAAGACCAAATCTTGATGCTCTTAGGACGACACCCCACACACGATAAGGATATGATGGATGGAGGGTTATGTATACAACCAggagtgtgaaaaaaaaaacaaaattgatctGAAATCCAACCGAattcctttgaaaaaaaaactaattattttggaaaaaaaaattgaatcgaACCACTTTGTAAAAACGGTTTGGTGAACCTGAGTGTTTTTGAAAGAGATTAGCTCAATCCAATTATGTTCTTTAGTATAACTGATCCATATATGGGAAAAAATAGATAACCAAATTGAAAAATAGATGCATGGATGTACAAAAAGTCCAACATATTAGTCATGCCATTAAGTTGTAATGTTAAATGTTaatatttataacaataaataaagagGATATCACTTTTATAAtcgttttttctctcttcttttaaatcattttatggttgaaaaacacactaaacaactttctcataattaaataaaaaaataaagcaagtcATGTACAAATGAGGAATGCAAAATTTTgaacaaattttgatttacatatttattttattattttattccttcaaCTAAAACTAAATTCACTTAATATTGTAACCACCTACTAACCACTCTTTACTGTTTCATTTAtagaattatattaataaataatatctaaaactgaaatcaattttattttttattttttttaaaagatagcTTTGACACTTGATTTAAAAGTtgcatttaaaaagtttttaaaatcatatattttgtttaaaagaattatttttctaaaatataaacttttttttgcaGTGTTTCACTATTTTTGTACTCTTAGATTTGTCTCTATAtgatattcatatttattaatgaCAACATTGcatgaaatgaatttttttaacccTTTTAAGCATCACCATCGTAGACtaactattattatttagaaaaaaacaatttcagatttCATACTATCTCActattttcttaactttttcttaaataaatccatattacttaaatattattatttctttttgtttttaaaatcccAAACTATCCCActatttcctttaattttatttttattctgaaaaatttaaaatgtatttttttaaaataaatataagaattattttccagcaataaaataactttatacaatataatataatagaaaTGCAACACCGCACCTATATTTCTGCCAGTAAAGATAAATGTCATTCGGCCCAAGAATAGGTTATATTACTGAAGAGGTGGAGGTCAAATATAATTGACTTAGACACGAGAGTGGTTTTTGTTAGTGCAGAAACAGAGAAAGATGGATGAGGAGAATGGTTACAGTGGGAGTATCAGCTCTAACTTGGAGACTACAAAAGCAGAGAGATCTGTGTGGCTGATGAAGTGCCCTTTGGTGGTGGCTAAGTCATGGCAGACCCATCCTCCTTCTCAACCTCTCGCCAAGGTTGTGCTCTCCCTTGATCCTCTCCACCCTGAAGAAGACGATCCCTCTGCTGTCCAGGTTCTCCATCTTATctattcaaaatccatttttagCCCTAAATTCATTTCCTAATTAATATTCGATTTCGTATCTAAGTCGGATACCTAATCGCTCGTTAACATTTATTGGTTGCGAATGTTTTCTTAAAACCTTGAATGCTACTCAAGTTCAGTTTCCCTTTGAACTGCGAAGTGGTTTGTTTGTTCCTCTTAGTTTGTTGTTCAGTTGCGTACTGATTCCTGGAAAATGATGTACGCATAGAGAGACAGCGCTTGGATAGATAATACATGGCGGTGAGGTTAGCATCGATAACAGGTAGTccaaattgagattttattcAAGATCGGGAAGGGGAGTATGGATCGTAAATCGGGGGATTGTAACACGGGTTGTAAGATcctacaaaattaatgaaattcatATATATGCACATATAATCATATATATGTGCATATATAAACTAACGTAAATCAGAATATGACACTTGAAGACATAATTAAGCTTTAATTCAACATCATAAGCAAAACAAAATGTTAAGCAAAAAAAGATGTGCTGAAACTGAAAAATGAGTGGAAACAGATGAGTGTTGAAAGAGATGAGAGGGAGTGAGAAAAGAGGGAATTGGGGAGAGTGTAACGTTTTGTGAAAGACAACAGAGGAGAATGAAAGGATCGTGGGaagtattttgttgattgagAGACAGAATCCCAAAATTACTGGAGCGGTAAAAGGGTGAGTGAAATTTtcgttttagggtttttttgaGCGTGGTGAATTTTCAATTTGGGGGAAAAGGGGGTGCAGTTAAGGGAAAGGGGGCGCGGTGCCATTGAAGATCGATGCTGGGTTATTTTTGGGCCGCGGGTTATTAAACTGGGTCGCAAACCTGACCTGCGAAAAGCCGAACAACAACTAGCAGAAAAGCACCGTGCTCACCAAGCATCGATCTTCAACGACGATACTGGACGATCTGGCAAAAATATGACGTGGATTTAGAAATTTGCAAATTTGAGTAGATTTACTTTGATTTTAATAAGATTAGACAATTTTGTCCttattaatttatctattttatggTATATGATTTGCAAATCCATGTTAGACAAGTGACCTCGGTTATCTTATGAAGGAGGATTGAACTAAGATACACAAGTTATCCCCGAGTCAAAATTTAACTCTCTTTTTGATTAAGAATGCAGCCCTTATTATGAATTACTCTAAGAACAATTCAAAaacaaacttctttaaagcaaaatataaacaataataaacaacaaaagtttaagggaagagagaatacGTCCAGTACCCaaacaacccacttgagattttcattatcttgtaaaatgtcttttacaaagtctgaaccacacagggacaatccTTTCCTTGCATTCAGAAATCCTTTCAACTTAAGAGATCCTCGATCCCTTAATCAATttctttgaatgagaagaagaagaattttttctttaagagaaatatattacaattgaagattactcaagattccttattgaattttgcaagtgttttggccaaggaattttttttgaGAGTTATAAGACAATTTGGTATtcagaggataagacaatttgtTCGAAAAAACTTTGAGAAATTTCGTGTCCCAAGTCACTTATTTATagacctttgatgaccatttaaaaacttcttgaacagttgtgactcttgggagttattttcgaaaattccttactagtaatcgatagtaatcgattaaaagtcaattacacagttagtttcttcaaatttgaaatttgaattttcatgtctGGTAATCGAACACACAAGCTGTAATCAATATATAAGTGAGGGGCAACCCTCACCCCTTGAGCTAGTTTTTGAGATTGAGTT comes from the Glycine soja cultivar W05 chromosome 6, ASM419377v2, whole genome shotgun sequence genome and includes:
- the LOC114414617 gene encoding V-type proton ATPase subunit a3-like, encoding MVNEGRFLPTMDLLRSEPMQLVQLIIPIESAHRSISYLGDLGLIQFKDLNADKSPFQRTYASQIKRCGEMARRLRLFKEQMTKAGVSPSTWSTRDNHFDLEHLEVKLEELEAELLEINANNEKLQHTYNELLEYKLVLEKVGEFFSSAKNKAVAQQKELEFQTTVEGSIDSPLLLEQEETTTKQIKLRFISGLVHREKSIPFERIIFRATRGNVFLKQAVIQHPVLDPLSGEKVHKNVFVVFYSGERVKSKILKICDAFGANRYPFSDDLSKQFQTIREVSGRLSELKTTIDAGLIHRSTLLQTIGYHYEQWSLQLKKEKSIYHTLNMLSINVTKKCLLAEGWCPVFATSQIHKVLERATMDCSSQVGAIFQVLETKESPPTYFSTNKFTSSFQEIVDAYGIAKYQEANPGVYTIVTFPFLFAVMFGDWGHGICLLLAALYLIIREKKFASQKLGDIMEMAFGGRYIIMLMALFSIYTGLIYNEFFSVPFELFGPSAYGCRDSSCRDASTTGFIKVRSTYPFGVDPKWHGTRSELPFLNSLKMKMSILLGVSQMNLGIIMSYFNAKYFENNINIWYQFVPQIIFLNSLFGYLSLLIIIKWSTGSQADLYHVMIYMFLSPTDDLGENQLFVGQKLLQLVLLLLALVAVPWMLVPKPFLLKKQHQERHQGQSYDLLYGTDDPLESESQSIPHDEFDFSEVFVHQLIHTIEFVLGAVSNTASYLRLWALSLAHSELSSVFYDKVLLLAWGYNSTIVLIVGIFVFICATVGVLLLMESLSAFLHALRLHWVEYQNKFYEGDGYKFFPFSFTLLTDEDEL
- the LOC114414618 gene encoding cysteine proteinase 15A-like, encoding MANPSLLFFSLLLLSATVAAAERIDDEDDLLIRQVVPDAEDHHLLNAEHHFSAFKTKFGKTYATQEEHDHRFRIFKNNLLRAKSHQKLDPSAVHGVTRFSDLTPAEFRRQFLGLKPLRLPSDAQKAPILPTNDLPTDFDWREHGAVTGVKNQGSCGSCWSFSAVGALEGAHFLSTGELVSLSEQQLVDCDHECDPEERGACDSGCNGGLMTTAFEYTLQAGGLMREKDYPYTGRDRGPCKFDKSKVAASVANFSVVSLDEEQIAANLVQNGPLAVGINAVFMQTYIGGVSCPYICGKHLDHGVLLVGYGSGAYAPIRFKEKPYWIIKNSWGESWGEEGYYKICRGRNVCGVDSMVSTVAAIHVSNN